One window of Pocillopora verrucosa isolate sample1 chromosome 9, ASM3666991v2, whole genome shotgun sequence genomic DNA carries:
- the LOC131773876 gene encoding probable 28S rRNA (cytosine(4447)-C(5))-methyltransferase: MGRRKLSSKGSTQENPPKKGPGRKAKKQPAPKLPKQLDGSNVQNSRKRKLKHQSGSVPGKSKSEVKSSKKARMKRSLSDAEETQEAEESSGEEFVKLNIKSNPFSDSNANWLKLAKKDGEGSDDQDDFMQDDDFMSDDYSTSKQNDSNTDDDENVNEEDDDDDDGDDKDDDDDDDEDEDEDDEEMLPIERKAKKLDEKKAKDKALAEEELMTNITETEVFVLPSGQEIEKEANEHTDLALINQRIRDNIQALNNFNTTREPGRSRQEYVELLLSDLCKYYSYGKFLMEKFMDLFPINELVEFLEANEVQRPITIRTNTLKSRRRDLAQALINRGVNLDPIGKWSKVGLVVYDSSVPIGATPEYLAGHYMLQGASSMLPVMALAPQEKERVLDMCAAPGGKTTYIASLLKNTGLVVANDAKKERTKALVANIHRLGISNTLVCHYDGRAFPKVMAGFDRVLLDAPCSGTGVISKDQSVKINKTEKDIHRCSHIQKELILSAIDATDAKSSSGGYIVYSTCSVLIEENEAVIDYALSKRHVKLVSTGLDFGQEGFSKFRGKHFHPSLKLSKRFFPHTHNMDGFYVAKLKKYSNKISPQGEISSKVGNKKD; encoded by the exons ATGGGAAGAAGAAAACTTTCGAGTAAGGGATCTACTCAAGAAAACCCACCGAAAAAGGGTCCTGGGAGGAAGGCAAAGAAGCAACCAGCGCCAAAGTTACCGAAACAGTTAG ATGGGAGCAATGTTCAGAATTCGAGGAAAAG aaagTTGAAACATCAGAGTGGAAGTGTGCCAGGGAAAAGCAAG TCTGAGGTGAAGAGCTCTAAGAAGGCAAG AATGAAACGATCTTTATCTGATGCTGAAGAGACACAGGAAGCTGAAGAATCAAGTG GTGAAGAATTTGTTAAGTTAAATATCAAGTCAAA TCCTTTTAGTGATAGCAATGCCAACTGGCTAAAACTTGCTAAGAAGGATGGGGAAGGTAGTGATGACCAGGATGATTTCATG CAAGATGATGATTTTATGAGTGATGATTACAGCACTAGTAAACAAAATGACAGTAAtactgatgatgatgaaaatgttaatgaagaggatgatgatgatgatgatggtgatgacaaggatgatgatgatgatgatgatgaagatgaagatgaagatgatgaggAG ATGTTACCCATAGAGAGGAAAGCTAAAAAGCTCGATGAGAAAAAAGCCAAAGACAA GGCCTTAGCTGAAGAAGAGCTTATGACTAACATCACTGAAACTGAAGTGTTTGTGCTGCCAAGTGGACAGGAAATAGAGAAAGAAG CAAATGAACATACAGATTTAGCTTTGATCAATCAAAGAATCAGGGATAACATACAAGCACTCAACAACTTTAATACAACACGTGAACCTGGCAG GTCACGACAGGAATATGTGGAACTACTTCTTAGTGACCTTTGTAAATACTATAGTTATGGAAAATTTCTGATGGAGAAATTTATGGACCTTTTCCCCATAAATGAG TTGGTAGAATTCCTTGAGGCAAATGAAGTTCAGAGGCCCATCACTATTAGAACAAATACATTGAAGTCGAGAAGAAGAGATCTTGCACAG GCCCTTATAAACCGTGGGGTAAATTTAGACCCAATTGGCAAATGGTCTAAGGTTGGACTTGTTGTCTATGACTCTTCTGTACCAATTG GAGCCACCCCAGAATATCTAGCAGGACACTACATGTTGCAAGGGGCATCATCAATGCTCCCAGTTATGGCCTTGGCTCCTCAGGAGAAAGAACGGGTATTAGACATGTGTGCAGCTCCTGGTGGCAAAACTACATACATAG CATCACTCCTAAAGAACACTGGACTGGTGGTTGCAAATGATgctaaaaaggaaagaacaaaagCTTTAGTTGCTAATATTCATAGATTAG GAATAAGTAACACCTTGGTTTGTCATTATGATGGTCGAGCATTTCCAAAG GTAATGGCAGGTTTTGACCGTGTTCTTCTTGATGCCCCATGCAGTGGAACAGGAGTCATATCAAAGGATCAGTCTGTTAAAATCAATAAG ACTGAGAAAGATATTCATCGGTGTTCTCATATTCAGAAAGAACTCATTCTGTCTGCTATTGATGCTACAGATGCTAAGTCATCAAGTGGTGGATATATTGTTTACTCCACCTGTTCTGTTTTG ATAGAAGAAAATGAGGCTGTGATTGATTATGCTCTCAGCAAAAGACACGTAAAACTGGTATCCACTGGGTTGGACTTTGGCCAAGAAggattttcaaa GTTCAGGGGAAAACATTTCCATCCTTCCTTAAAATTGAGCAAGAGATTTTTCCCTCACACTCACAACATGGATGGATTTTATGTTGccaagttgaaaaaatattccaacaaaatttctcctcaag GAGAAATTTCCAGCAAAGTAGGGAACAAGAAAGATTAA